The Neurospora crassa OR74A linkage group V, whole genome shotgun sequence sequence CCTCACTTGATGCGCGAGTTGATGTGAATGTCACGCTGGAATAGCAAGTACTAGTGAGTAGATGCTCATTATATGGTCATTGTACTATATATGCATGACTAGAACCATATACCGGCCGAAGAGCTGTTTGCGTGATCTCTTTTGCTCCCTTTTCACTCCACATTTCACCCGCCCGTTTCACGTTCAGACCTGACAGATTGTGGGTGTGGCGGATATGGTGTGGTAAATGCAGGATCGAATTGAACAACCATTCCTACCAAGAAAGTGTGATGAGTTATATATGGTAATCAAAGAGGCAATGACGGGCCTGCGATGGGTTCTCCCAAGATGCAGCTGCTGCCCGAATAATCTCTCTACAATCCATGACCAAACTCCTTTGTGCGTCGTATCCTCCGTGGGGTTGTTACTTCTAGTGGTCGATGCTGTGGTTACGTTAGCCTCGAGTTTCTTCGATTCGATAATGAGCGACTTTTGAAGAGGGATAACTTACTCTTCCCATATCCGACCTTGCACCGCTTTGAGTTCTTCTTCCGTCATTCTGTGACCTGTCGTGAAGTATCCTACATAACAACGAATCCTCGTCGGTTAATCTGCCTTTCTCCACAGAAACATTGGAAGAGTAAGTGGGACAAACATACCGGCGTTGATCTTGGCATCGATCTCTACTCTCGAATCGGCTGGAATCCAGCTTTCGGGGAGCTCAACACGCTCTAGAATAGGGATACTGTGCGGAAGGTTAGCATCCATCAAGCAAAAGATCGCCGGCTCACCACAGGTGCAGGTTATGCAGCAAGACCCGAGCACAACGGCACACCACATAGTTGAACAGAAAATGCTAACTCACCCTTGGCCGACGATGGCGTCGTGTTTCATGCTAGAAAGTGACCATGCATTAGATCGAGGATCGGTGATACCTCCCACAAGGCAAGGAGAGCGCGCGCAGtaggggaggagaggggtgTGGTGTTACTCACTTGCTCATGCTAAGCATTCGGTCAATCTTGGTAATACCCAGCCAATGAAGAATATCAGGCATCAGGGCTTGGAATCGCATATCCTTTACACCGGCAATGTTTTCGGTGCGCTTGAAATAGTCCGATGCAAGATCTGCCCCGCGCTTTCTCGCGTTGTACACAACTGTAAAAGGTTCCCGGTTAGTCTCTCACCCACGAAACGAAATCCCCTGTATGGGACGAGGTAAGGATCAACTAGGAACTCAACATACGATACTGTGACGCTGGATTAGCATTTAGTCTTCATGAGCAGAGTTTTGGAACACAAACCTTTGTGACTTCGCCCAGGGCACGACCTTCCTTACGGAAATAGATTACCACGCCGCTACCGCCATTCTGAGCCTCCTTGACGGCCTCCTCAATACCGAAGATGAGGTAAGGTCTGCAAGTGCAGATATCGGAACAGAAAACATCACTACCGTTACACTACATAGAAGGTGGCTGTGTCAGCAGTGAAAGATGTGTTCGAGAGACAAGACATTCCATGAGAACGAGAGCCTACCTCGTCGTGTATCCTCAACGCAAGTTTCTTCGAAGGGTCTGACATCTTCGCGGGATCGCCGAAGCAGTACACGGTCAAACCACCTAGGAAGAGACGGTTAGGAATCTGTAACACCACACCATGACGGGATACACAGCTGATGATTCTTACCGATAGGGGGCAGGAAGACCTTGATATCGGAGCGCGTAATTAACTGGCTATTGTATCAGCATCGTCTGTCCGTAAAAGTGCTATAATCCAGCGGCGCCAATTACCTCGGGATACATGCCACCCGTATGCTCGAAGAGGGATCTGCGCAATGTGCCCTCATCAATACCGAACCGTTCGGCAACTCCGGGGAGGTACCAAACAGGCTCGACGGCAAACTTGGTTACTGCAAGTTCACCGAGGCTGTTCAAGCAGATCTTGCCATCTGGAACCAATCTGCCGCTCTTAACACTCTCTTCAAGCTCAGGCAGCTTCATATGGGCTTTCGTGATCGCAATTGTCGGCCGGAGATCAACTGTCGATAGCCAGTGTCAGTTTCCATCATATGCAAATAGGGATTatagacaacaacaacaataacaacaacatgtGAAAGTACGTACCACCCTCCTTATCCATGAGATCCTTGAAGATCCAAGGAACCTGATGGCCCCAAGGATCCATGGCTACAATCTTCTTGGGATCTCCCCATTGAGGGAAAGGGCCAATGTTGACGGCGGGCTCGGTGTTGGTGAAGTCAGGCTTGTGGTCTGGATCCAGCTCCTTACTCGCCAGAGCCAGCGCGTAGTAAATCGAGTATGAACCACCGTGGGCACCAATGGCGTTACGTCTGCGGATGGTCGAGCCAGATCGGATGACAGCTACCGGGCCACGCTTCACGGGATCGGCCGCACCCCATTCCATCGGTAGAGGGTTGATGCCGATCTGCTTGGGATAGGTCGTGAGCACGACGCGGTTTGAGAAGTTGGACTTTGTGACATCGGCGGGCGGAGATGATGGTGACATGGTGCCGGCATCCGCCTGCAAGAGCGGTGGCGTCTGGACATAGCCGGAAACGAGCGGGGTGGTGACTGGGTTTGGAGCTTCGCCGTTGGGTTTCGACGAGGTTTCGCGAGTCTTCTCCAAGCTGCTCACACGTTGAGAGATGGATTCAACCGCCGAGATGAGCTTCGTTTGGCCTTGGGCGATGGCCAGCAAGGCATCCTGCACACCTTCCAGACCTGTAGCCATTGTAACCAGGTCTGACTGTTGGGGCAAATGGGGGAGGAAGGGCAGTATCTAGTAGGCAAAGATGATGATAAAAGAGATAGATTCTAGTAGTGGTTTAACAGACGGGAGACAAAGGGACGGGATGGAGGCAACGTCAGGAACAAACAGACGAAGATACTGAAGACGATGGGAATCTGGAGCAACCTTGAGAGagacagtcagtcagtcgggCGACACGAGGGCCAGTTATAACATGGTAGTTATCGACGTTCCCGGAGGAAGTGGACATAGGACTAatgcttccacttggccatccaacctctcctcttccagctCGTAGTGTACATGCACTCGCCGTCGCCAGGGGCATACCGTACCTAAGTTGCCCGAAGCCACCGAAGGCCCCCTCGTGATAAGAGGATGTCTTTGGCCATCGACCACTCGATGGTTTGCAACACGTAACAAGAGTCGGTACAAGTTGCGTCTCGGGCAATCACCGGACGCGGAGCGTGTTACTGACCAACGTTACCAAGCAAGATAGCCAGCTGATCGATAACAGGGTGTGTGTGGCATGCCCGTAGCGCATCCTCGATCCCTGTAGGTAGACTGGAGTAGCATGCTGGGCTGCCACTTTTTGGGTCAACCATGCTCCCCACAACGGACGCCGGCGGCGGGGTACCGCAATCGGATCGAGTGCCGTGGCTGCGGATCTCGGAGACGAGCGCGCCCTGTCCCCCAGTTCCCTTCCCGCCAGTTCCAAGTGGAAGCGGTATGTACCGTATGTACTATGCAGTTTAGGTGGTCCCTTgttagtagaggtagtcattGTGTAAGCAGAAAAGGAACGACACTGGAGAGGTCCCGCATAGTGTAGGGAAAGTGCAGGCCCTGTGTTCATCACAACAGAAACAACATGGGGGTGTATGGATTGTAAGTGATTGTTGACACCGCGATGCAAGTAGTATGTATGGTTACCGCTCAGTAAAGAACTCCCAACATCGAAATGGTTGGTGCCGGTACCGGGGAGAGCTGTCATCACCATCGGATACTACCGCTTGCAAGTTGCGCGAGAAATCAAGCAAGGTACCGGTGTTCACGAATTCGATAACGCTGCCCTGCTGCTCACAAGGGAACCTATCTCGGGCCAAGGCCATCAGCAACGATGATAAGCGGGGTGGTCGTCTTATCGAACAGGACGCCTTGATTACAGTATCTCGACAGGTCCGAACTCTGGATGGCGGGTGCTTGGATGTCAAATGCCAGATTTGTCCAATCACCAGTCCCCGCTCGATATGTAGTCGATCCTCCCAAAGCTGGGGGAGGTATTTTGTGGGGCAAGGTGGGGATCAAATTGGCGGGCCCCACGCCAAGGCCCCCGCCTTGAGttgcaagtggaagtgtgAAACCTGAAAGTCAGCCCTGTCCTGTCATCATGTGCACGAGCCATTGCACCAGGCTACGTGAATAATCTTATCAAGCTTTGGGTTTGTAAAACCATAGAGCCCACAGCCATCACGCGCGCGGCGTCCGAGGGACTCACCTTGGTGAGAACGGTGAGAGTCGTGGTGGGGCAGGCAACACTGAGTGACCTTACCCTACCGGGGGACTGGACGGGGATGGAGCCAAACTTTTTGGCGGTTGCTGTCAGCGACGCCTCCATGAAGGTGCAGAAACTACCTAGAACTAGTGTAGTCGCAAAAATATCAACACCTCAATAGGTAACCACCAACTTTTGCCTGCAAGGAGTCACCCATCAGGCACGTGCTGAGTAAAGTAGCACACGCCTCCATTCTCTCAACGACCGACGTgctcttccccttttccatTCACCGGCATTTTTCCAGCAATCCGATCTGCAGCGCGTGCGCCAGAAGCACCAAGGGTTTTTCCATTGCGACGCGAATCATCGATAGGTTATCTTCAGCGCTGCCGGCCGCGCACCTGCAGTACTTAGTGACCGCAACCGAACTTGACACGCCCCGGTGCCATTTCAACAAACTTGAACAAACCCACCACCTACAACatccaaacaacaacaaccatcacGGCAACTTCACAATGGGCAAGCGCAAAAAGTCGTCAAGAAAGCCGCAGGGCCCCAGGAGGGTATGTGCATATCTCGACCTCTACTTTTTCCATTCACCAAACCCAAGAGATGATCGCGTAGTTTTGTCCGTTGCGCGCGCCTCTGGATACCACCAAAGACGTCATTGCCCGATAAGCTTTTTTAGACATTCTGCACCCCCGAGCACCATCTTCCCATATCATACACAACACTCACTACTACTGGAACCCCATCTACATTGTACCCTTCCACCCATCCAGTCATATTATACGCTTTCTTCACCTTGCCCTTGATATCACCAAAGCGCTAACCTGTTCACCCCCCTCTTAACTAGAACGACCCCCTTCCCACTGTCTTCACATGCCTGTTCTGCAACCACGAACGATCCGTCATCGTCAAGCTCGACAAGAAGGCCGGCGTTGGCTACCTCGACTGCAAAATCTGCGGCCAAAAGTTCCAATGCCCTGTAAACTGTAAGACTAGCTCAGCCAACCCTTGGATATACACACAGAAACAAGAGAAGCAGAGGAGTGCTGACTTCACAACTACGATGTAGACCTCGATGCTGCGGTAGATGTCTATAGTGCTTGGGTAGACGCTGCAGGTAAGCAAGCATAtggccttgcccttgccatGTTAGAGCTTGTCATTGACTTGGACCAAACAGACGCTGTTGCCCAAGAAGCCGAGGCAAGCGCAAAAGCAGCATCTTACTCGAACAGCCGGTCGACGGGTGGGCGGCCAGCGGCGTCAAGCCGGAGAGCTGCCGATAtcgacgaagatgatgaggatgacgataGAGGCTATGGCGGATCCggtgttgaggttgatgacgatgactaCGACTAAAAGACATCGGCGATTCGACGTTGCGTTACGTCCGCGTAGCCGGCTGgctgtttctttttcttttctgtccAATATCTCATGGGGTCATGGTTGACTGAGCGAAAGGTTTATTAAGggtcattatcatcatcaacacgaTAGGCGAAGCCGAGCCGAATCTCGATGCCAGTTTTATTTCGACGAACGAAGCCGCACGAACTCGTTTTGTTGAATTTTTCCAGAGTGGGTATTCCATTACTACGCTTGGCATCAAAAAGTCCTCTCAGATAACGCCATTTCCCAAAGTCGATCCCCACCGCCAGGAAGTCATCACAATCAACGATCTACCTACGCCCCTTCACACTTTACATGGAGTAATAGCGATCGCCGAAGTCACCGAGACCAGGGATAATGTAACTATAGCAATTAGAGTCAGTCTCAaatctcatcatcttctcagCGACCAACATGAGGCGGAACGGAACGGAAAACACACTTCTTGTCATCGAGGCCTTGGTCGACAAAAGCAGTTACCGTCCGGAGCTTGGGGAACTTGGAAGCAAAGTTGCTGATGCCCTCGGGACTAGCCAAAATGTTGAGGAAGATAATCCGCTCTTCTGGAACTCCCCTGGACTTCAACACCTCGACGGCCATAATGGCAGATCCGCCTGCACAGAAAGCACATGTTAGCCGTGGAAACCCCAGCCACAAGGCGCACTTGGTTCTCCCCCAGATCCTAGACTTACCAGTGGCGAACATTGGAtcgaggagaaggacccAGCGGTCGGCAATGTCCTCGGGAAGCTTATCGTAGAAGAGCTTGGGCTGCGCAGTCTCCTCGTCTCTCTGAATAAGGATCTTGCCGATTCTAACGGAGCGGCAGCAGTCTCTCAGACCCTGCTCCATGGCCTCTCCGGCGCGCATGATGGAGACACCGCAGATCTTGCCCTGAAACGCCAAACCATCGTATATGCGGCCGACGGGGGTGGTAACGGGGTGCTCGACGGTGGGGAGGTGGTTGAGGCCCTCCTCGACGAGGAGACGGATGATTCTGTTGGAGTAGAAGATGAAGTCGCCGCGGTCGGTCCGCTTGTCACGGATAATGCTGTATTGTAACCACCGAGGTCAGCGTCTGGCGGACAGCAGTCTGGAAGGCAACTCGAGGCAAGCAAACGCACCTGAGGAGAGCGATGAGCTGGGGAGTTTGAGAGAGAACGGTGACGTTGTCGAAGTTGACGGCGGTCGAGACGGTGGCGGTGGGCTTCTGCTCCTCGGCGCGGTAATCGGGGCCCACGCACTTGGTGGGCGCGATCTCGGAGGCGGTAGACATGTTGACTTGGTTGGGTGAGGTAGGTATAGGAGGATGGACTAAGTGCCGAAGTCGTGAGAACGGATACTCTGCGAATCGTTTCGTGTAGGTGATGTGTGGTCAATGTAAAGAAAGATAGTGTCTCGCGCAAGTGttcgtggaggagggggggcgGATCAGATGCTTCTTAAAAGAGGATCCTGGGGCAAAGGTAACAGCCTATCTGTAAGCCAGGAGCAGACATATGACAAACAGATTGAATATGAGGGTTCGTGATTGGGATTGAGCGCGACCAAATGGGAAGACGAGGCGGCGCAAACTGCCACCCCCAGATTCGAGGAAGATCAGTAGACTCTACTAGATCTGCGCCCAACCATGTATCAACAACGGTCCCACCAAACCCCTCCCACTTGCAGAGCTGATAAACGGTGGAACTCGGCGTCGCAGAGTGTCAACGGGGACAGGAATTGGCGCCTTGCCTAGTTGGTCGCGTGTGTACTTACTATTTGACTGGGCTTCTCCGTTTACCGGAAGAGGATCGTGGCGGGATGCGGGAACTAGGACAAGAAAGGGGAACTTTGGGACCTTGAGCGATTGTCAGATCAGAAAAAAGTACTGCATTTGCGAAAGGCTTCAGTTCTGGACCGATCCCTGCCCGCTTCTCAGGGTTGTCCGACCTGAGTCgtccaagtggaagtggaaaccGTGGAAACGCTCTTGGAGTCCAGCTGGATCCTGCGACCTGGAACCCCGCCGTGCCCGCCGTGAGCCCGCGAGAGCTCCAACGGGCGGCGGGCGGCAGACACCGAAGGCCGTCCAGTGGGAGCCATCAAGGTAGGAAGCATTGATGGGATGAAAAGTTCACCTACTGCAAGAAGTTGAGAGACTTGGCAACCCCCACGTGTTTTCGTCGTCAACAATGCGGTGCCGATATCCGCGCTTTACAATTCTACCAGTCGAATCTAGAGATAAAGGTTTGTATGTGTAAACAATGAGACGGGACGATAACATCAAAAGGCTCTTTTCGGAAATGCAGAAAAAGAGGAGCGGGTGTCTCGAGGGGAACGGCAAGCACAGACCACCATCTGCAGGGTCACTGTGCTAAGAACCTTGTCCTGCCTTTGCCCCTGCCGCCGCCCTTGCACGCGCACCGCACTGCAGTGAACCACGCACTGATGACACAGGGCCACAGGGCAGGCACCGTGACAGACGGAAGCAAGATATTGTGGGGTTCTTCGCAACAATGACACCCGTTTCCACTTCGacttcttccatttccaaAACATTGGACTGAACCTACGCGGGACGGAAGGACGGGAAGCGCAACTCAATCGCCTCAACCACACCGCAGCAAACACCGCGGAATCGCTTCAGCCAACACTAACCACGACAATAGCAACCATCTCGTTCCGAACTTATAAGCTCATGCCTCCAGCTCCCCTTCGCCGTCACAATCGCGGTATGCCTTAGACGAGCTGCGCGCATCGGACTTCCACCCGCGCTTTGGTGACTACGCCGCCAACAACACGTTTACTTAACCGGAACTGCCATTGACCGACTACTCGACCTTCAGCCGCCGAACTTGCGATAGTTTCCCGCATGTTGCTCTGATACGATTCCGGCGCCCGTATACCCGATTGACATACATATCCATCGCTGTCAAAGCTATCCATCAACCAGCGCTCCGTTCTCTTGCTCGGCCACAGTCAGCACAATGGCCAGCCTCAGTGATTACGACTTTCCGCCCAAGAAGCGCGTGACCACATACGGCAAAGCTACGAGAAGGCGAGTGGAAGCTTCGACTTCCTCGATCTCCATAAATAGGAGCGCATCCTCTATTTCCGTCAAGACAAATCAGAGCGAGGAAGACATCATAACGAAAGCCCCTGTGACTGCTACCCGCACATCTCCATCGCCACCAAGCTCGCCGGGACCTGCCGTATCTCGTACCACTAGCTCTAGCAACAGAGGTAGGTTATCAACTCAACAGAAATATGGCCGGACCAGCCATCCAAGGCTACACGACGAGTCGCATAGCCAGCCACTGCCAGGGAGCATCGAAACCGGCGAGGATGACGCGAGggcaaagaagaggaagatcaCTCGGACATATTCGGAACAGACAGACGTACTGGCAGGACCATACTCGACTCCCAATTCATCGCCATATGGCACAGAAACACCTGTCGATGCTTCGAACGAACAGGTTGCAAAAACACTACCGAAGGCGAAGTTGCAGCAAAAGGCCATCAATACACCTGTTAAAGATGTCAAGATGACGGATGCTTTCTCTTCCCGGTCGATTCCAACGCATGCCGCAACGAAGCATCAAATCCCGCTCCGACTTTCGTCAACCAAACCGAAACCGCTGCCTTTGCCCGTGCAAAGGAATCCCTCTCCCCAGCCACAAACAGAAACCTCTGTCACTGCCGCGCCACCACGGCGGAAACGCTTGATCGATGCTTTGGTAGCccaaaaggaagaagacagTTCCTCCGATGAAGATGGCAATCCTCCACTGCTAGAAAGCCCTCAAGGCAAACAATCCCCCAAGTTCCAGGATCCAAGCTCCCCGAATCCCTCAACCATGACACCGTCAAAGCGACTTGCTCGCCCAATACTTGCAACCAAGAAATCCGGGCCCAAGTTCACGTATACGCAACAAAGGTCAATGTTGGCCGAAAACGACCCGCTGTTTGACGGCGGTGGATTGGGCGGGATGGGGTTGGATGATAGCTTGTCGGGGGGTGCACTCTTTAACATTGGTCGCCTGACCAAAAGTGCTGCTCTGGACGCCTTCTCGTTTatggacgaggaagacgagacAGTCAATACAGGAGCCGTTCGGAGTATCCACGAACTGCGACAAGCCGGTGCTAACAGCCGTTTCGCGGACGAGATTGAGGATATTCTCGATAGAGTAGGTCCGCCATCGGAAAAGCCTTCCTCATTACGAAGAGGCGCTTTGTTCGAGCTTGCTCAGAAAACGAATGAAAAGTCGTTTCGGTCACAGCTTCGCAATCATGGCGGCGCCGATGATATGTTCAAGTCGCTAGATAAAGAGGCGGACCTCATTTCTGGCTTTGCAATCGCAGCAGTTGTTGCGAACATGCTGGCCACTTCGGCTTCAACCCTGCTACTCCAACAGCTGAAGGCTCAGGGCTTCGCCGCTCTTATTGAGCGACTCCTTGGCGAGCCAAGAGATATAGTCCAGTTGGCGAAAGAGAGGAAGCAGAATGTGTCGAGGAACGGCCAAACAACACTGGGGACAATCAAGGCCTCTCTACTAAAGCTTCCGGTATGGGAAACTGCCTTGCCTAAGCTTGTATCTCCCAGAACGCTCGCACTTAAATGTCTGGACTTGATTATGCGACAGTCAACCCAAATGTCGGACGAGTTCGAAGTTTTCTCCTCGAAAGTGACCGATCAACTCTTTTCGATTTTGGCCGCTGGCACATCCGACCAGGCCTGCTGGGAGTTCCCGAAAGAGCAAGCATCCATCGATTTCTTCCTCGCCCTGTATGTTCTAGAAGGCCATTCCATCTACGCCATGCAGTCTCACCTCAGCCCTAAATGGACGACTCAGTACGTGCCGATTGCGGCTGATGTGCTGGAGACTACCTTGACCCGGCCTGCGGACAAGTTCAACGACCTAGAGAGCCTCGCCCTCAGGATTACGCTTAACATGACTAATCACAACCACGACGCCTCGGGAACGCTTGTCAACAAGGGACTTCTCCAGAACCTAGCGCATTCGGCATGCGTTGCCTTTGACGTTGTCTTGAATTCCATGCAGGCTGATGCTTTCCTGTCTAAAGTTTATGAATCTCTCATC is a genomic window containing:
- a CDS encoding uracil phosphoribosyltransferase, which translates into the protein MSTASEIAPTKCVGPDYRAEEQKPTATVSTAVNFDNVTVLSQTPQLIALLSIIRDKRTDRGDFIFYSNRIIRLLVEEGLNHLPTVEHPVTTPVGRIYDGLAFQGKICGVSIMRAGEAMEQGLRDCCRSVRIGKILIQRDEETAQPKLFYDKLPEDIADRWVLLLDPMFATGGSAIMAVEVLKSRGVPEERIIFLNILASPEGISNFASKFPKLRTVTAFVDQGLDDKNYIIPGLGDFGDRYYSM
- the rib-3 gene encoding GTP cyclohydrolase II, which translates into the protein MATGLEGVQDALLAIAQGQTKLISAVESISQRVSSLEKTRETSSKPNGEAPNPVTTPLVSGYVQTPPLLQADAGTMSPSSPPADVTKSNFSNRVVLTTYPKQIGINPLPMEWGAADPVKRGPVAVIRSGSTIRRRNAIGAHGGSYSIYYALALASKELDPDHKPDFTNTEPAVNIGPFPQWGDPKKIVAMDPWGHQVPWIFKDLMDKEGVDLRPTIAITKAHMKLPELEESVKSGRLVPDGKICLNSLGELAVTKFAVEPVWYLPGVAERFGIDEGTLRRSLFEHTGGMYPELITRSDIKVFLPPIGGLTVYCFGDPAKMSDPSKKLALRIHDECNGSDVFCSDICTCRPYLIFGIEEAVKEAQNGGSGVVIYFRKEGRALGEVTKYLVYNARKRGADLASDYFKRTENIAGVKDMRFQALMPDILHWLGITKIDRMLSMSNMKHDAIVGQGIPILERVELPESWIPADSRVEIDAKINAGYFTTGHRMTEEELKAVQGRIWEDIDH